Part of the Caretta caretta isolate rCarCar2 chromosome 7, rCarCar1.hap1, whole genome shotgun sequence genome is shown below.
gtgccccccccccaactccagcctTTCTTCCCtagtgctccctgccccagcactggcCCATGCCTCCCCCTAGTGCCGCCATTCACATGGGGACATAGCACTGCATGGAAGACACAGGGCCCAGCTAAACCCTGGGGAGGCGGGACtcgaacccctgccccaggcaacAGATCAGggcacacaacatcacacaccctatcgcacacacagacaccccccatcACACATGGCGCACACATCCTATCTGTCCACACATTCCCCCCATCAGTCCCCACCCCCGCTTCCGTTTACCCACACACCTTGCACACAGTGCTtactttgtaatgaaagaggtgccggggctcaagcgattttttacattcatacctgatgcagcaagcccagaggtgctggggctcggCACTGCCAAGCCCTGGCCCAAATTAACCACTGTTTGCACACATGCACAgtgtcacacacacaatcactcaCAGCTGGCCCCCTgtgcagtcacacacacacacacaccccttgccaGTGTGCCACACTGGTGTGGCAAGGTGACAGTATCCCAGCCAGGAGTAACTCCCTCCCCGGGCTCCCAGGGGGGGCACTGTCTGGGCCCTCCCGCCTCATGAGCCATTCCCTGGGTAATGGGTTCCCAGGAAGAGGCTGATTCTGAGCAACTGCCatcggggaggtttaggttggatattaggaaaaactttttcactaggagtgtggtgaagcactggaatggggttacctagggaggtggtggaatctccttcctttgaggtttttaaggtcaggcttgacaaagacctggctgggatgatttagtttgggttggttctgctttagcagggggttagactagatgacctcctgaggtcccttccaaccctgatattctctgattctatgattctatgaactgtcaGGGGGATGGGAACCTGCCCCCAATAAAGGACTCTGTGAGGTGCCTGGTCTGCTCTGGTGTCTGTGGCTCATGCGGGGCAGGTGGAAAGTTCTGGGGGGTGGCTCTCTGTGGGTCATTGCCCATGGGTACCACAGGGTGTGACCCCTGACCCTCAGCAGACACTGCAGCCTGTAGCAGGCAGCAGTAGAAAGTTGTTATCTTCCATGTGGCCAGAGCCTGAGGTGGGGCAGTCAGGCACACATGGTATGTGTTGCACACACACCTTGAGTGTGACTCTAGGGACCGATGCAGCTGCATCTGGGAAGGAGTTGAGGGCTGGTTCCTGTGGATGGTGACTGGCTTGCTGGCACCGATGGGGGCTGGATTCACTGCAGGAGTGTTGTCAGATAGAGGGGACCAGGTGCCTCATTCCCAGCTCCCCACCCTTGTTGCCCTTCCAGCAGGTCCCCCAGAGCTGGGTTTGCTAGGTCTCAGCCTGGCTCCAAGCAGAGCAGGGGTCTCCCTGCCCATAAGCCCCTGGCAGGGACCCTGGGGGGCATGGGCCACAGAGATCTGCCCCTGTAGAAAAGGGGTCAGTGTGGGGCAAAGGCAAAGGTATTGGTGGGTTGCAGGGAAGAGGAGGTGCAGCTGCACAGATGCCTCCAGCAGGCCTAGGCAATGGGCATGTTGGCAGAGGGTGAGGAGGGCATCTAGTGGTCAGACTGCATGCCCCAGGGATCTTGTGCCCCACTGTCCTGGACCTGCTTATGCAGAATAGGGTTGGGGGGTCACAGAGTGGAGGACAAGGGGGGCAGCAAGTAATTGCCCCCTTGTGCCATAATGGTGAGAGAGTGAAGCCAGTGGCAGCATCTGGCTTCACACATCCCTGGCAGAGGGCAAAGGACCATCCTGCACCATAGACTGTACCCAGCCCAGGGAGTGGGATATGGGGCATTTTCCCTCTCGAGGGCACTCGACCCAGGGCAGCAGGACTGGCTAGCTCAGGGGAGCAGTCAATGGGGGGCTGGTATGTGGGCAGAGGctgtctgtctcccctccccccagccccagcaatcTCACGCCGAGCATGCCAGTGCAGATGGCAATGTGGAGACATGGCAGCTGATAGCTCCAGGGAGTGGAAGGAGCGACCCACAGAGATGTGGACACCCCgatggtggtgggggggcacTGCTGAGCCAGGAGGATGAGGGCTGGCTTGATCTACTCCTCACTGGGGCCATTCACAGCCCCTCGAGGAACACACCTCTCTGCCCTTGCTTCTGCACCGCTGGGAGCTGATGCGGGGGGTCCCATGTGCAGGGTGGCAAGACCTGTCTGGATGGGCCCACAGCTCTAATGCGGGGTGGCAGAGAGGAGGGGATACCAGGGCCGACtggcaggaagggggaggagataCTAGGGCAGATGAGTGGCAGAGGAGAGGGGATACAAGGACGGACGgttggcagtggggaggggataCCAGGGTGGACAGGCTGAGGGCTGGCTTGATCTACTCCTCACTGGGGTCCACTCACAGCCCCTCGAGGAACACACCTCTCTGCCCTTGCTTCTGCACCACTGGGAGCTGATGGGAAGCGGATGAGTGGCAGAAGGGAGGGGATACCAGAGCAgatgggcagcagggaggagggaggaggggatacCAGGACGGACGGGCAGCAGGGGATACCAGGGCAGatgggcagcatggaggaggggaTACCAGGACGGACGGGCAGCAGGGGATACCAGGGCAgatgggcagcagggaggaggggatacCAGGACGGACGGGCAGCAGGGGATACCAGGGCgaatgggcagcagggaggaggggatacCAGAGAGGAGGGGTGGCAGGGTGGAGGATAGTATTGGACTGATAACATTGCCAGCACACCAGCCCCTCTGTGTCCAGAGTCTAACTGAACCAGTTCTGGCTGAGATACATAATGCTAAAATCTCCACACTCATGCAGATTAAAAAGTAATCTTCTATCCCCCAGCACTGGGGGACTTAGGCAAGTGCCTAGTCACGGGCCTGAGCCATGGAGACACGGGGCTGGCAATTATGATCATCATAGATTTCTTACCCTCCCAAGCTTCAGGCTCATCCCTCCAGTGCAGAGAAGCAGGCAAAGCCACAGAACCACCCCCAGAGAATATGGGACACAGTTAAGCTCCATAGCCCAGCCCTCAGGCGGCTGATTTATGCAAAAAGATTTGCTCGGCCCAGATTTCCCACGATTTCAGCCCAATAAATGGCTCCCGGTGGCAATAGGATATCACAAATATAAATGCTACGACTGTGCGTAGCTCAcacactgagatgcagccaccccGGGCACAGGGATCCCTATACAAGGATCCCTCACCCagccctgagatgcagccacctctggagtggagcgCAGGGGACTGTTTAACAGCTGAACGTGTGTTTGTgacagggagtggggaaggacaGTGAATTGAATTTAAGCCATAAGGCGGAGAAGATTTCAGAGCTGCATTGGGGCATTAGGACCAGCACTGACTGGGAGGGGAGATAGGCCCGCTACTGAgccccatcccactccctgcagcacagcaccccctagcaccACACTATGGcattggggccagccctgactgtgTCCCATGCCTGTGgtgtcccagcccagccctgctcagcgTGGGAGTCCTGACTGGGCTGGTCGAGGCTGCAGCTATTCtaggccctgcagctcccctgggCCCTATACTGACAGGCAGTCCCAGCTAATTACAGCTGCAGAGATTAACCTTGCCATGCAGAGGTGTTGGGGGTAGCAGGGACACCTGAAGgatgcagggcagggggggaggggggagagcaagGAAACGGTCCATGCACTGGGCCCGCCCAGCACCCCttggccccctgccctcccccccacagctggggctgagACTCTGCAGGGGCGGGGGCAAACGACTTGGCAATGGGATTTTCTCACTAATCCCTGGGGGCCGCCCTTGATTGGCTCAGTTAGACACTGGGCTGTGGGTCAGACGACACAACAACTCCTCCCAGCGGAGCCTTGTGCCCCCCCCGAAGCTGATTACAGGGAGCACGTCCGGGATGAGCTCCCCCCTGCCTGGCCCGGGACAGAGCCACAGGAGGCATCGGAGGTACTTGCACTGCCCCCAATTCTCCCCACAGGGACTGGCacagctcccccccgccccataggAACTAGCACCTTCCCCCCCTCAGGAACCAGCACAGCCCCACCTGCCACAGCACGGCCCCGCCACCCCCATAGGGACCAGCACAGCCCCACCTGCCACAGcacggcccccccacccccatagggACCGGCACAGCCCCACCTGCCACAGCacggcccccacccccatagggACCGGCACAGCCCCACCTGCCACAGCACGGCCCCCTCCCCCATAGAAACCAGCACAGCCCCACCTGCCACAGCacggcccccacccccatagaaACCAGCACAGCCCCACCTGCCACAGCacggcccccacccccatagaaACCAGCACAGCCCCATCTGCCACAGCacggccccccccacccccatagggACCAGCACAGCCCCACCTGCCACAGCacggcccccacccccatagggACCAGCACAGCCCCACCTGCCACAGcgtggcccccacccccatagggACCGGCACAGCCCCACCTGCCACAGCACGGCCCCCTCCCCCATAGGGACCGGCACAGCCCCACCTGCCACAGCacggcccccacccccatagggACCGGCACAGCCCCACCTGCCACagcactgccccccccacccccatagggACCGGCACAGCCCCACCTGCCACAGCacggcccccacccccatagggACCGGCACAACCCCACCTGCCACAGCACGGCCCCCTCCCCCATAGGGACCGGCACAGCCCCACCTGCCACAGCacggcccccacccccatagggACCGGCACAGCCCCACCTGCCACAGCacggcccccacccccatagggACCGGCACAGCCCCACCTGCCACAGcgcggcccccacccccatagggACCGGCACAGCCCCACCTGCCACagcgcagcccccacccccatagggACCGGCACAGCCCCACCTGCCACAGcgcggcccccacccccatagggACCGGCACAGCCCCACCTGCCACAGcgcggcccccacccccatagggACCGGCACAGCCCCACCTGCCACAGCACGGCCCCCTCCCCCATAGGGACCGGCacagctccccccacacctccaccgAGACCTGCACAGCCCCCCTTCACTGTCCCTCCACAGGGACCAGAACAgcctcccttccccacagcacAACCGCCCACCCCCATAGGGACCAGCACAGCTCTTCCCCTCTGCTGCAActgccgccctccccccccagcagagACCAGCAccgctgccccctgccaccctcaTGCCCCTGGGACCAGCACAGTCTTGAGTGAGATGAGTGCCTGGGGGCAGTTCAGGGGTGTCAGGGGGACACTCCCTGGCCTAGGCCATTGAGGAGGCCAGCCTAGAGGCTCTAaaggacccttctggccttaacatttGTGAATGAACCTACGGCTTCCTCCATTCTCCACGCACACCCACCAACCACCCAGCCTGCATGCTCACCCTTGCCTCGTCTATCTGTCCATCCACCCTCCCATCCCACACACTCAGCAGCAGGAACTGGGGGTGTTCCTGTGCGGGTGAGGGGTGGCGTTGATTAGGGGGTACTACTGGCAGGATGGGGAGGAGCTGTCAAGGTAAGTGCAGTGGTGACCCCTGCTGGGGCAGAGCCCCCGGCTCCCAGGGTGCGGCAAGCTGGTCCTAGGGGCTCCCCGTGGGTGCTGTGTATCAGGGaacagcccaggtgggagctgacccatccctgcctcaccccacagccctgggGCACAGGCAGCTGAGCTGTGCCGGGTAtggcaggagctgtgtgtgcgGGAGCGCCAGGCGCGGGACCGGAACCGCCAGCTGCTGCGGGACTTTGGGCACCTGGAGAcccagctggggctgctctgggcCAGGACAGACGCCGTCAGAAGGAGGAAGGTGAGACGGGCTCAGCACCCAGACATCTTGCTGAGCGGGCTGACTGCAGAGAGCCCCATGCGGGGAGAGTCAGACTCGGACAGGGAACAGCGCCCCAGGAGAAATAGACAGAGTCAGGACTCCGAGCTTCAAGCCCATGTTctcagaggggagtggggtctagtggttagtgtgtgtttgggggggatgaactcctgggttctatcctcctGGAAAGAGGATGATTTAGCACCACCAGTGCAGAGAGTAGGTGGAAGTCAGTAACTCCGTGGGGCAGGAGAGGATGCTgagatgcaggggaaggaattcAGCCCCGGGGGATCCAGATGGGGCCTGTGGTGGGACCAAGGGCAAAGGGTCGCATCCCTGTCTTGCTCATCTCAGGTGGACTATGACGCatttctgcagcagctgcttcttCACCCGAGGATGGAGGCAGGGAGCTCTGGCCAGGTCCCTCAGCACCAGGTAGGCACAGCCGAGTCACACTAACCCTCCTGGGCAAGAGGGAGTTGGCACCAGGGTGTTGGGGcattggggccagcactgactgtgagggggaaaatgcccctgcccttccctgcagcccctccctcctccccacagttCTTGGGTTCTTCCCCTTGCCCCCTAAAGCACTGGCCTGGCCTAACCCTGCTTAGCGTGAGCTCTGCCTTGAAGCATGGTGGGCTCTGGAATCACCAGGTACTCGGTtgatttctcttccccctctccccaggactGGGTCTCCGCCTGGATTTTGGACCCGGCTCTGCGCTCATGCTCTGGGAGACACCTCCCTGACGCCCCACAGTGGATGGACCATCTGCAGTATCGGACCTCATGGCCTCATCCCGTCTCCCCCACACAGTTCCCAGAGCCTGCTGCCTTCCTTGCATCCAcaggggcaggtggggctgggcccCTGGAGGGTAAGGAGATAGCCCTGGCCCTGTTCTGTGCCGCTCAGCCTGGAAGCccgcccggactcctgggtcctcctgtccctgctctATACTGCTTGtcctgggagcccggactcctgggtcctatccctGCTGATGCCTCTTTCTTCTCTGCCGCTGGCAGCCAGGCCCACAGTGGGCCCCCATGGCACACCCTGGCTCCACAGAGGGCCCATCACCAAGGACCATGGCTACTACAGGATGCTGGCTGCTGTGCCCCATCAGGAGTCATCCCCGCTTCTCCACCCACATCGGCTCGGCTTTCCCAGCACAGCTGAATCAAAGGGTGCGCATGGGGAGCTTGTgtgggtgagggatggggctctCCTGGGTGGCAGTGCTCCAGGTGCCCCCCTGGCACCTGCACCAGAAGGAGAGCTGTTCCTGGTGGGGAGGCCCAGGGGCCTGTCCTGAGAAGTGGGGAGTccagaggggagcagaggggggacgGGCACATGGAGGGTGCAGCATATCCCTGAGTATGGGCCACCAGGTGCCATCACCCAGCCATGTCCATGCAGCTctagaggggagtgggggtgtgggAAGAAGGGGGCTCTAGGGGCTGAGGATGGGGAGTGGGGTAGCTGCGGGGCCAATGTGTCTCTGGAGCATGGGGGGCTCtgtggtgcaggggtggggtccAATCTACAGGGGTTCAATCCCCCAGCCTTCATCCAGTCTCCGGGGAGGAGCCCTACCTCTTTGCCAAGCCCTAGGCGTGGCATTTCACAAGGCCCAGCTCCGCAGCTCTCTAGAGCTCAAAGGCCCCTTCTCCAGACGCTCTGCAGCGAGTCCACCTGAACGGAGACTCCAGTGGGGGCTTCCCCCCTCCAGGCAGCGTGGCCCCAGGGAGGATCTGCAGTGCAGCCTGGGGCATGGGTTAGTCGCCAGCACGCCAGCATCAGCTCAGTCTGGGAAAGGCAGGGGGCCAAAGCAGCCAGATTTGCTGGGATCCAGTGCAGGGGCGGAAGCTCAGCCCTCTGACCTGCCCCCAGGCCCCTGGCCTTTCAGAGGTGGCTCAGCCTTCTATCTCCCGCTGCCCGCAAATCCTTCTGCCTTATTCCACCCAGGGGCCAGCCTTCTCCCGGCTTGTGGAAGAGAAGGGGAGCCCCCTTCGGCCTGGTAGGTCTTCCACAGCAGCCTCACcccagctcctgctgcccctCCAGTTTGACATTGGGAAGCCTTGAGCCTCGCTGGCAAACCCCTCTCCCCctagcctgggcagcagcctcttGTCCCAAGCCTCGCTGGTCAGCCACTTAGACACAGCTGGGGGGAGCTACTCTGCCCTTAACAGCGGTGGCAGAGCATGGTTTATACACCCCACTCAGAGCACCTCCTTGGTGCCCCATTTCAATGTGTCTTGACTGTGGGCACCTTAACCAGGGGCCAGCCCCTTTTGGGATTAGATACTTGTTGGGTCCACAGTGATCCAGGCTGCTCCATCGGAGCAGGGGAGAGTTACCTCGGCACCATGTCCCACAGCCCCTGGGCGCTCCTCTCATCCATCTCTATGGGGCTGAGGCACCAGCTGTCCCAAGGGCAAGCCCGCTGGACCTGAGGGATGAGCCTAGCCACGGGCACATCACCCCCTAAATGGGTTAGCCCAGAGGCCTTCTCCTGCTGACCTTCACGTCTATCCATGTCCCCAAAGGCTGGGGGAACTGATCTTCCCTCTGGTGGTGCAGGCCCCATCCAGTTACACCCCATAGACCTGCCCTGCGAGCAGCATGCCTGCCCACTCATGCCCCGTTCAGCTacagccttgcacctcaggaCTTTAGGATCCCTCGACAGGTGCCAAACCCCCCAGTTCGGGTTTGCCCTAATCCCCCCTTATGGAGGACCCCCTTGTGCAGCCCCAACTTGGGCCAGTCCCtacctttgttttttctctgagCCAGACCGACTCTCTGTGATCTCATCTGCTGATCGGCCCATGCTACGCAGCTCCCGAtctaatagggtgaccagatttcctgattttatagggacaatccagatttttgggtctttttcttatataggctcctattaccccccacccccatcccgatttttcacatttggtgTCTGGACACACGACGATCTAACCACAGCCTGAGCTCATGTGAGCAGATTCCACAGAACTGGTCTGGCCCCCCCAGGTCTGACACAGCGCAGTGACACCTGCCCTATTACCCCCTTTGTGGCAATATCTCCCATCAGCGTGGCAACCCCAAATACACCCCCCTGGGTCTGCtgcacaccccaaacccttctccTGCGAAAAGCCTCAGGGCTCAGTTCACACATAAGCAATAAGGCCTTTTGGAACCATCCCTGGACCCCAGTATGGGCGCCCGCCATTTGACTACACAACCCAAGGCTCTGGGACCTGGTGAGAGAGTGAGACAGCAGTCTGCCCGCAGGGGGACCCGCTTCTGATGGcaaggcaggagggaggtggaagCATTTACAGGGTCTGAGCTCAGCGTGCACAGTGACAAACAGGGGCCTGGAGTCCGAAGGAGTCGGCGAGTTGTGGCACTCGCCCTGGGAAAGGCTAAGCTTGGGGCTTGGCAGAGAAATAGGGGTCCTCCCAGGAGACTGGGTAAAGGCCAGGGCAATGATGTCTTGCAGATCGGTGACAGGGTGACttagggggctctgtgggggtggCAAGGCGGGGGGGGCGCTGGAGGGGGTCtgcgggtgcagggaggaggctcTGTGCTACAAGTGAGCTGCTTGGGGCCTCTGCCTCCCTCTAGGGCCTGGCACAGTTGCTGGCTCTGCTGCAATCCTGTGGCATGGATCTGGGAAGGGATCGGGCACTTCGCTGGGCAGCCTTGGCCATGCCCAGCCTGGCAGCTGTAGCCTGTCCCAGCTCCGCTCCCCTCCCTTCCAGGGACTCGTCCCCAGCCCACGCAGACCAGGGCACGTGCAGGAGCTGGGACGCACCCTGAGGACGCTGCCAGCTCTGAGGTGAGGCACCAACACCGGGCAGCTAACAGGGCCTCCAGGAGGCTGCTGTGGAGAGGAGCCTGGGAGCAGGAGAGCACGGAGACAGCCTGTGAGGAGCCCTGGAACAGGTACCTCCCTGGAATCCCCCCAAAGGTCCCCAGCCACTGAAGAGAACCCCAGGGGATGGTGCATCACCACCCATCCCAAtatgcagccacctttggggtgaggtgtgggggctgtttatacagggacgCCTCACCCTGCACTgagatgcagctggctctggggtggggcactgggGCTGTTTATACTGGGATCCCTTGCCTGGCCCTGAAATTGCAGAGATCTCTGAGGTCGGGCACTGGGGCTGtttgtacagggatccctcactCTATGCTAAGATGCAGGTGCCTCTGGGGTGGGCCACAGCACTTGGGCCTAGTGGTCTCatcctgtctctctttctcatcCCTAGGGTCCCAAGACTGTGGTGCAAGGAGAAGACAGGAGGAGACACCACAGTCCTGGATCAGGGTGGGAGCTGGTGCCAGGAGCCATGTGGGGAGCAGGCAAGGGATGACAGACCAGAAGAGTCTCAGGGGAAGCCAAGGCGGAGGCTGAATGTCAAATTGAGACAGACTGTGGGGAACAGGGATCACAGAGAAGGGGCACAgctgaagggagagagagggcaggtTCCCATCCAGGGGGTAGGGCAGCTGGAGGGAAAGGAGGGACACTCAGCCATGGGGCAGacacagaaggaggaggaggaagaggaaggtctGGCAGGAGGATTGGGGGGCCAAGAGagggaggaggatgaggaggggaaTGAGGGcctggtggggaggcagggggaccAGGAAGCAGGGGAGAAGGATGAGGAGGGCAATAGGGAGGAAGGctctggaggggcaggggaggagggggaggcagaggggagagggagcaagGAAGGCTCCTCTTTGGATCATGTCCAGGCATCAGCAAATGGGGGAGAGGACAAAGAAGACCTGGTGGAGCGGAGGGGCCAGGAAGAGTGTGGTCTGGCAGGGGGTCAGAGGAGCAAGGAGGAggacagtgaggaggaggaaggcctgGTGTGGGGGCAGAAGGGCCAAGAGGGTGGTGAGGATGAGGAGGTGGAGGGTGAGGAAGGCCTAGCAGGTGGGCAGgggagcgaggaggaggagggcagcaaggaggaggaaggCCTGCCGAAGGAGTTGGGGGGTCAGGAGGAGGccgaggaggaggagagtgaggaggaggaggaaggtctGGTTAGGggggggggccaggagcagggtgaggaggaagaggagggcagcaaggaggaggaaggCCCGCTGAAAGGGCTGGGGGGCCAGGATGGGGCCaaggaggaggagagtgaggagagcagcgaggaggaggaggagagcctggtggggtggggggcccagaagcagggtgaggaggaggaaggcctgCCGAAAGGGCTGGGGGGCCAGGATGGGGCCAAGGAGGAGGgcctggtggggtgggagggccaGAAGCAGGGCAAGGAAGAGGAGAGcagcgaggaggaggaaggcCTAGAGGGGCAGCAAGGGGgtcaggagggaggagaggaggagaagggcagcgagggcctggtggtggggggcaCAGAAGGCcgtgagcaggaggaggaggaagatgcagACAGCGACTTGGTGCTAGGTGCCCTGGGAGCTGGTGCCCAGGGGGGCCCAGGCAGTGTTGAGCAGGGCAGGTGAGTCCTCTTCTTACCCTCCCCCTGGGCCACGAGTCCTGGTGAATCCTCCCCTTTAACCTATCTCCCCATCTCATTTTAGGGGCCGTGGCAGAGAGACCCCCGCCTGGAACAGCCACACCCCAGAGTCCCCACAGGGTGAGTGTGGAG
Proteins encoded:
- the LOC125639731 gene encoding uncharacterized protein LOC125639731, with protein sequence MEAGSSGQVPQHQDWVSAWILDPALRSCSGRHLPDAPQWMDHLQYRTSWPHPVSPTQFPEPAAFLASTGAGGAGPLEARPTVGPHGTPWLHRGPITKDHGYYRMLAAVPHQESSPLLHPHRLGFPSTAESKGTRPQPTQTRARAGAGTHPEDAASSEVRHQHRAANRASRRLLWRGAWEQESTETACEEPWNRVPRLWCKEKTGGDTTVLDQGGSWCQEPCGEQARDDRPEESQGKPRRRLNVKLRQTVGNRDHREGAQLKGERGQVPIQGVGQLEGKEGHSAMGQTQKEEEEEEGLAGGLGGQEREEDEEGNEGLVGRQGDQEAGEKDEEGNREEGSGGAGEEGEAEGRGSKEGSSLDHVQASANGGEDKEDLVERRGQEECGLAGGQRSKEEDSEEEEGLVWGQKGQEGGEDEEVEGEEGLAGGQGSEEEEGSKEEEGLPKELGGQEEAEEEESEEEEEGWGQGGGE